DNA from Pochonia chlamydosporia 170 chromosome Unknown PCv3seq00009, whole genome shotgun sequence:
TTGCCGCTGCTTGCCATCCCACCTTGGACACGATAAACTCGATGATGTCGTCAATTTCATCTGGGATTTTGTACCAATGGCCTTCGCCTTCATATCGTTTCCACATCACTGTATAACCCGCGTTCTGCACGGCATTTGCCGCTGCAAGTCCCAGCTTGATGGGAACTTTATTGTCGTTACTTCCATGCCCAAGAAAGACTGGTGTCCGGGACGCTGTTAAACTCTGCATTGGGTTATCAAGAGGCTGTAAGGAAAGTAGGTCTCTTTGGAAGGTCTGAGCCTTAACACTTTTGTCTTGCATTTCTGTTTCCTCGGGATCGTAAAATGGATTGTCTTCATCAATGTCCTCGTCTGAAATAGCGATTTCAAGAGCTGATTGATATGTAAGATAGCCGCACATGCCGATGTAACCGCCTATAGACTGCTTCAGGCTTAGCAAGATTGCAAGGGACATGGCACAACCTTGGCTCAGACCACCGATAATCAGGTTCTGTGGGGGCACTTTTTTTAACTCGTTGGCCAAAATGTCCATGATTTCTTGTGCGGATTCGGCCAAGCCCTGCAGTTGTCTTTCTTGACGGTATGAGGGATCTTCAAGGCGCGCAATATCGAACCATTGTGTCAGAACGGATCTTCCAAAAGCGCTAGACCGCCTACGCTTGGAAGTTGGGAAAACAAACCGGGCCCCAGGGAATAGCGCTGTGAGTTTGTGCCCCGACGATGAAACGCCAGTCTGCAAGAGCTCGGCCCCAAACTTTTCCCCATTAGAACCAAGACCGTGTAGTAGGATGAGGGTGTAAGTATGCGGTGCTGTTGGATTGACGATAAAAATTGGCTCGCCAGGGCCAGGAAGGCATGACGATTGCTGAGGTTGCGACATTCCACGTGTAAAGAGTATTCGCAATGTTCAGAGAGGAACCGGAAAGTATCTAGAGCCTGGCTCAAGAATTTTGGAAttcagatgtctggtggcctAGCCCTTGCATGTAGGTTGGGCGTGATAAGATTGAAGACGCGAGAACTAGGACCAGATTACAACCCATATTGCCTGCCTTAGCGGGTGTCTCAGCCTGTGAGTCACGATCAatacaccagttgacccaaCAGCCAAGAGCCCGCTGCCTTCTGCCACCGACGATCCTAGCCCAGGTACAAATCGAGCGAGAGGCTGCTGTGGACATGGCACGGGGAGCTTTGGGTTATGCTCTGGATGCGAATGCAAGCCACAGTAAGTGATCTAGATGTCCGCGGGCGGCCTTTACAATCAAAGGTCGCAGAACTTTAACTTGACATATCTGCGCGTTGGTCTACACCGGTTGGGTCTTCAAAGTGCACCGCATAGCAGGTCGCCCTAGGAGAAACAATCCACACCCAGCAATTTTCTTGGAACTACGTCCATTATCGAAACAGTTCAACTTGAGATAAGGTGTATTTTTATGTCCTTACTTTGCCTTATTAGACGCACAGCGACGGAATTTCTACCAGCACGTGTGCATTGGAATATCAATTCTATTAAACCGCGTGGATAGATAAGTAAGCTAACCACATCGACGGTTCCTTTAGACCGCTAGCATAATATTTTATAAATTCTCTTCCACCTCGGCCACCTGGCTCGATGTTGTTTTTCTTGGGCCTCCAAAAGAAGAACGTTATAGTTTTGACGCCCTGTATCAAGATCAACACGACCAGAGCGGACGTACCTCGTCCTGTGAACCGTCTTGTGGACGACATAAAATACCAGAATCAACACACCTCCAAAGAGTTTGAGTATGGCGTTTCTTGCCAGCTCCGAGGAGGACATTGTCGTATGACCAATTGGTACTGTTGCAACCCAGATCTGAATAACCACTGTAGTGGCATTGAGGCCAAGTCCCAAGTACGAACCAGCCACACCAAGATGAGAGCGGTATGGGAGTTCATTAAGACCTCGTTGTTGTGATAGCCAGGCGCGCCGGAATCGGATGTGACAGAGGCATATGGTACCCCAAGTAAATACGCTTGACAAGGCCCCAATACCTACTAACCATTCCAATATTTTGTCTCTTTCCGTCAGATCAGAGAGGTAGGCAAGGAGCCCAAAAACGGCCGCAACGAATATTGCCACAAGCGGCCGACCCCGTCGATCTATGTAGGCCAGTATTCTAGGGCCTTGTTTGAGTGCACCCAGAGCCGCGAGTGTCCTAGACGAACCAAACACTGCCGAATTTCCGACAGATAAAACGGAAATCAAGATTACCGCGTTTATGATCGAAGGGAACACCTGCAGGCCCGCTTCCTGAAAGGCAATAACTAATGGAGAAGAATTTGCATCTGCATTGTTTGTTCCTGTCGAAAGCCTTGGGTCATTGTATCTCACAACCAACCCAATAAGCAAAACAATGCTAAGATAGAAGAGGCATATTCTCCAAAAGACTTGCTTTATCGCCATTGGGAGGGATTTTCTGGGGTTGGCTGTCTCGGCCGCCGCTAGCCCTATGAGTTCAGTACCGCTAAATGCAAACATGGCACTTAGTAAAACACTGCAGAAACCCTTAAAGCCATTGTTAAAGGCTCCAGGGTTTCTCCAGTATTCAAATCCGATGTACCCTTGCTCAGGAGTCCCTGCACAGTTGAGAATAATGCCAAATAAACTACCCGTAGGTTAGCAGAGGCGTCGTCAGTTCGCATTCGAGATCAAATCGGATGGAAATACTTACATGAAACCAATTACAGCAGTGATCTTGACCACCGCAAAGATGAACTCCGCTTCGCCATATCCTTTTACCCCGAGCATATTAATAGATATAATAAACGCAACAAATACCGTCACAAATATTGCTCGCGGTAAAGACGTATTCCAGTATGCGATGACCTCGGAAGCAGCCACAACCTCAACTGGAAATGAAATAAGCCACTGCAAGGCATAACTGAAACCAACTTCTTTAGCATGATAGAGCAACATTCGTGTATGGAGAACTTACTTCCAACCAAGTGCAAAGCCCCACGAAGGATCTAGGAAGCGGGTTGCCCAAGAGGAGAATGATCCGGCAATGGGAAATACAACGGCCAACTCGCCCAAAGCCTGGCAGGTACAGTACATTGTGACTCCCGCGACGAGAAACGCCAAAAACAACGATGCCGGACCACTCGTCGCTAATGACGCTCCACTCATTACAAAGAGGCCGGTTCCTGGAATCGTCAGGTGTGAGAGGTTAAGTCGATTTGATGAAGTAACCATGAGTCGAAGGAAACGTACCTATAGATCCGCTTATCGCGATCATTTGCAAGTGTCGGCCTTTTAGGCGCCTTGCTAGACCGGACTGGGCTATTTCTAGCTCGGCAAAGTGACCACCGTAGTCGTGGTGAGAATGTGTTCGAGAGTTTGCAGGGCTAAGGTGGTGTTCCGGAAAGAATCTGTCGCCGTCATTGCGTTTGAAGTCATCCAGAAATCGTAATAGGCGCCGTGGTTTGTTTGAATACGTCCTATGATCACCCAAGATGGGGTAATCGCCCATCTCGACCACCTCCATAGATGAGCCTTGGTTCATACTAAGAGGGGGGCTTGGACTCTTGTGAAGCCCCGAAAGGAGTTGCGGCATGTTCGTGCGACATGCGGCCGTAGCCTGCTCGGTGCCCCGGTGatgcgtcttcttcttcttccaccgtATCACCGTACAAGGGCAACCTCCATGTTCgtgccaatagcctcaaggTACAGTGTTTGCCAGAGTTTGTTCGAGACGAAGCAAGAAAACTTGATTTACGTAAGGAATAAGCGGGCTTGGCAACCCAATCAAGCCGGTTGAATTTGGAACGCAGGGCTCGCTTTGTTTTCCACCCTGGTCTTCTCGAAGTCCACAGAAGAAAGGAACATTCGAACAATCCATTGTGGACCAACAATGGGGCCAACCGGAGTTCAATTGGTGGTTTGATCATAAGAGCGGCATTGCCGCTTCCAAATTTGGACAGGTGTGGCACATCTGCATACTTTTCAGGTAAAGCTTTCGGGCCACATTCACACGAAACGGTTGCGAGCCCCTTGTAACATGTTATACTCGTGGCGCAAGGGCCAGAGGCATTTTGAGGCTTTTGAGGGATTCGTCGAGTCTTCCAGGACGGCTCCACCACCCAGTCGCGTCGGAACAATTGCTACGACTAAACACTTTGTCGAGGTTGTATTGTGAACTCAAAGCGCCTGAAAGGACCAAATCTTTGTCAAACACACTGCGAATGTTAACAATGCTAGCGATCTTGTAGTGAACATATCACAAGTGGTCTATATAAATTCTAAACACTTGGCATTTGGGTGCTCTCGGGTAGCTTCCCGTCTTGAGAACCAAATAAGGACGAAATCCAGCAAGAAGGACTGAGTGTATGTGACCTCTAGATGAGACGAATATAAGATACATGTCTTCTCATCAGCAGTTATAGGAGCTGCTATCGTTTTTCAAATTTAGATCAGAAAGACGGGTCAAAAAATCGTCGATTTGTCCCAAGCCCTGTTGTGGCATAAGTATAAAGTTTGATAGCTTATAATAAAAAAAGACAAATATCTTAAACCACAACAAGACGTTCTAAACAGCTTATTGAGTAGCCTATTGCAACTCGTGAAAATGCAAAACGCGTGGAGCATGGCTACTATTTCCATATACATCTCCCCCATAGGTCAAATATCCCTGAACGTCTGGCTGCCCGACCCGAAGTATATCACTTGCGTTCCCATGCACCCATACTGTTTGCATGCCTCCGATCATGTGTTGTAGGAAGTGGCAATGTACCATCCATACGCCGGGTTGGTCAATACGTAGCCTCCATGCCCTCCATCCACTCTTCGCTCCAGGGTCCGTCGTCTCGTTGTACCGGTAGAGCATCGTCGTGTCCCTTCGTACAGGTACTGTGCCCGCAAGTTGCTTTTCAGCAGTGGCGGGACTCCAGGCACCGTCTCCGCCGCCAATATCCCAATAGTGAGACCCGTGGGCGTGCCAGGGATGGATGTCTAGCGAACCATTTGAGGTTCCATTGTAATCAACAGATCCTAGATTCTGGAAAACGATCTCAATAACCTCCCCTATCTTTGCCGGGTAAGTTCTCGTGCTGGGATCTAAACCTCCATTAAGCAAGGATGCGTTGTAGTTAGGCAGATATTGGGTCTGATTTCTGTACAACGCTACTAAGTATGGTTCGAATGGCGTTGTATGCGGGAGAGGGTCTGCAGCGTCTTCCGTCCACGTATTGTTATTAAGGGTCCATAGTTGGTACCCTCTCTTGACCTGTTGAACGTTGATAATGACGCGACGGGTTACTTCATTAGCTTGCGGAAAATTACCATCGTCTCTAAGTGGCGTCAAGGCATAATCGAGATATCCATTGATTGTTGGCGGCAAGTTTACTGGGCTCGTTGTCGGATTCCTGGCGAGCGATAAGCGGTCTTCAAACATTGCATCGGGTCCGCACGAATTCTTGTATCGCAAAACTGCGTAGCTGGTGATGTTCGTATCTTCCCGTCTCTCGACTTGCATGTAGTAGTCTAGCTTCCGCAATTGCCGTAACTCGTCGCATGTCTTGCTCTTAAACAGCACATCATACCGCTGACCGGAGCCTATTTGCACGACGTGTACCCTAGAAGGCTTTGTATAATCTCCATCTGCTGCAATGATATCAAGCTCTGTATGGTTCTCGAAGCCAAACATCGCAAGAGAAGTAGACGTCGCAGCTACGCACCGAAAACGATACGTCATGCCTGGTTCGACCTCGATCACATCTAGGGATGCAGATGAAGAGTTGGTAATGCCGTAGTCGCTTATTCCCTTACCATTGACCAACCACGTATTTGGGTTACCAGCCGACTTAACCGGTGTAGATTCCAAACCAGTTAGAATTTCTTGGTCTGTTTTGTTGAAGAGCTCCTGTAATAAGATGACTCTTTCGCCGTCTACTTTGTACGGCGCAGTTATAGGATCGATAATAATCAGTGGTCCTGCCGCTGTACTGGCCTGGAATCCAACGTGAGAGTGGTACATATAAGTCCCAGCTGTGCCATTGGGACTCTTTAGCTCGTAGTCGAAAAAGTGGTTGGGGGGAATTGGCCATTGACTGGCTTGTGGCGTGCCATCCGAAAATGGATAGGCACCTTGCGTTAGGCCGTGCCAgtgctgttgctgtgatCAGTCCTATTCAAAGACATGAAAAAGCACTTCATAATAACTTACCATCGTAAGATTGTCATCCTCAATATTATTGTACACACGGATCCAGAAAACTACATTCTCCGGGATCTGGAGGGCTGGCCCAGGGATGGAACCATTAACCAAAGTTGCAAATTTGGTTATGCCCCCAATAGTGATATTTTGACGAGTTACATTGAGAACTGCGTCTGGTATGAACGAGTCGTCATGATTGTGATGTTGGACACTGGCAGACGACAAACTAACACACCAAAGAGCTAAAATAATTTTAAAACAGAGCATAGTATTTGGGTTAAGACAAAGATCCTCTGAACGGATGAAACCGAATTTGGAAATGTGATTTACCCTTTACCATTAAGTAATTATATACTTGCAACGGTCGTGAAAGGAATCTCATCTACCATGATACCAAATGCGGTGTTGTGGCGTCAAGCAGTTGCGCTTCTACACTCAGTTTTCCGAATTTCCCATTGCGGTTCCTAGACACGTCACCTGTGAGTTACCAGCCTCAGTTGGCACGTAAACCTTTTCGTGGAATTGTTTAGTTTGCTCTAACGCCACAACCAGCTTCGGTATGCTTTCTGCCGAAACTCTTTTAAAATTATTTATAGTCCTCTCCTGGTTGTATCTGCTTGCACTAGCAGTAGTACTTCGTGATTTGggatggagaagctgcaaGACGCTTGCAAGAGACACCCGGAAGAGTCATCAGCTCAGTAGTAACACTGAAAAAAATTCCAATGTCTACAATGTGAAAGCTGCCTACACAGGAGGGCTGTCTTTTTGCTAGCAGCCTTCGCTGCCCGTCTCATCATGAGCCTAGACGAAAGACCAAACGAACCAAGTACCAGTTAGGTGTAGTGGCAGGAACGGCGGAGCCGATTCGAGATGGCACAATTCAGCGACAATAACGCCCCGCTCGTCAACTCGACACACATTGGGATTGCCTTTCTGGATTGCAAGATATCTGAGACGTCATTTGCAACTCATTCTCTTCCTTGACCTGTTTAATCTTTTGAAGTCATATCCTTGTCCGTGCATGAATAGGCCTCGGTTTGGCATCGTACCACTTACTTCCCAACTGGCGAACTCCGGTATGCAATAATGATGTACCTGCTGTACCTCGCTTAGCTGGATGGCTGAAAGGTCTACCGATTTCACAAGCAAAGTCTCTGAGGATACTCTAGTTACCGTAAAGGGGTAAATACCAAAAATGTTCCAGGAAATGGCTGTGCCTGTTTTCATGACGCGTAACTCAAACCTATGACAGTCTCGGGACCGAAACACGCCGGCTCTAGTATTGTGTTATAGGGCTGAGTGTGCGAGAGCAGCGCGATTGCCGAGCCGTTGTTCTCGGAAACTCACGGCGTTCCCGAGGTTACAATTACGCTCCCAGTTGCAATCTAGTGTCTGTTTCGCGTCTCGTGGCGCCAGGCGGTTGAGTTGGGCCAGCCATTTCAGCCACATCCTAAGCCTAGAAAGTGTGAACTTACCTTCCACAGAGGCTCTCAGCCGCCACCAATATTCAATCAAGACGCCTCCATGGCATTCAAGTTCCAAAAAGGTAGCGTTCCTTTCAAGTGTAACGTTTGCaaatggcgatgatgatgacgacttgCAGCCTCAATTGAAAAATATCATTTTCCGACAGCCTCGGCTGGCTGTCATATCGTAAGTCAATTGTGTGTTCACCTCTAAAGGAGAGCTCTTTATGGTTCGTATATTTATGGTCGCCTTGTCCCTTGGAAGCTTCTCATGTGGTCATCCAACCAACCCGGAATCAAAGTTACAAAGTCTCTACAACTGTATATCATTCCGCACCTTTACAAATTCCCCATTTGGTGTTGTATTACTCCAGACACACGACTTCTTTATTAAATCCTTCACATATCCCATAACTGATAATACCTTGATACACTTGGCCATCAAAGACTTGAGACGCAATGACGAGCCAACTCCCCCCCGGCGTGATCGTCTTTGGTGCCGACGAAAATTGCACACTTGATACATGCCCGGTGACATGGAGCATTTACGGCTACCAGCCGTCTCGTGCTGCAAATGCAACCTTTCTTGTGCTCTACGTCGTGGCCGGTATAGTTCATGGCTATCTCGGTATTCGCTGGAGAAGTTGGGGCTTCATGACCGGCATGCTTCTGGGATGCCTTTGTGAAATTATCGGATATGCGGGGCGGCTCATGCTTTGGAAGAATCCCTTCTCTTATCCTGGATTCATGATCCAAATCAGTACGTTGTTCCATACCATCACATGGTATATCTGTCACTGACAGTCTTCAGTTTGCCTTACAATCGCCCCTGTGTTTTTCACGGCCTCAATTTACGTCACCCTTTCAAAAACTATCGTCCATCTTGCGCCTGAACTTTCTCGGTTCAAGCCCAAGCTCTATTATTGGATCTTTATTCCCTTTGATGTTACCTGCTTGTTGCTTCAAGCCGCGGGAGGCGCAATGTCTACAGACTCTAATGGTAGTAATCAGGTGAGATTTATCGTCTCTGCGAGCCGACATTTAGTTGCGTATTCTAACCTGAAGCTATAGGTCGGAGTTAACATCTCTTTGGCGGGTCTCATTTTGCAGGTCATTGTCCTTACCATATTTGTTGGCTTTTTCGCCGATTTCATGATTCGGTACTTTCGATCTAGCCACACGAAGAAGTTCGGGTGGAGGCTCAAGGCGTTCTTTTCGGGCTTGAGTACCGCTATTATTCTTATTCTTAGCCGTTGCGCATATCGCGTTGCAGAGCTTCAGGACGGCTACAGTGGCTCGTTGATCAAGGAGCAAATCCCGTTTATCATTCTTGAGGGTGTGTTTGTCTTTCTTGCGACTATAAGTTTGTGCTTTGGACATCCTGGTCTGGTTTTCAAGAAACGAGCTACCGATGCAAGTCCCGATTGTAGTCTCGAAGGCGGAAATTCCACGTATCAACAGAAGTAGAGTAGAACCGAAAAGGAAGGCATTATACAGATCGAATATAGTATAACTATTCTTTTCATCACAACACTCGCCTGTCTTGAGTATGACAGCAATTGGGTTACTAGCTCATTATGACTTGACTGCCACTTGAGAAAATTTGGGCATTTGTCCCCCAGGGACACGGGGTATTTCCAGGTACAGATACGTGCGCTGTCACCAAGGGGACCACAGGTGTAAAGTGGATAATAAACTGTCTTATCAACCGAAACTCAAAAGATCTGTTCTTCGGCAACCCTTACTACGACCTTCATCCCCCATGGATCTTCTTTTCCAACCCagtttttcttcttgccagcCTTTTCAATGACCTTCAAGTTATCCTTCACAACCTGTTTTATCTTTTCGGGGTCGTGTCTTACCTTTCGTATGGAAATCTTCAGTACGAGCCCTTCTTTGTTTGCCTTTTTACCTAGGTTCGATGACCATGACGAAGAGAAAAGTACCTTCAATTTTGCAGGGTCAACTTTCCCAGACGGGTAAAGGCAGGTAATAACAAATCCCACCCTGCCTAGATATTGTGCCCACCACACATCCTCTGGGCTGATGATGCTACGAAGCGCATCCCGAAATTGTACTTCTCTAGGAGGAAGCTCGCCACGATATCTTGCTTGCAGCATCAGAGCAAGCCTAGCACGGTCTTGGTGAGATACTCCCAAGGTGGAAGATAAAAGCCCCGAACTTGTGGAGTACagtgctgttgttgaagcaGTCTCCTTAGACATGAACATGTGAACGTACATGACATTGGCGAATGCATCGATAACATGGCTTCTGAACTCTGGTGGGAATCTTTTCATGCCATCCTTTGAAGTCCGCGGAATTGCACCCTTAATAAGCTCCTGGATTTGGAGTCTGGATCCAGGCGCAAAGTTCCTTGTAGTGACTTCAAGAGGAGCCTCGCTTCGAATTGTGGCCGGAAGCTGTTTGAAAAGGTAACCCTCCCTCACTCCACCTTGGCAGAAATGAGCCTCCTTGATGCCCAAGGGTATTGCCTCGGCGAGAAcattgaccaagaaggctaCAGCCGGCACTTGTGACCGCCTTCTGTCAGAGATGCGAAAGATGTCACGCGCCGctttggcagccttctcGATGGTtgtaacggtacgagtgcacgaacaaggtcgagtgcgacttggatgaagcgattattcacaaggagaaaaagagaacccgtaaaggaactctggctgaagctatttacacaatgctcacaaagtgagacattcattaaacgggcaggtcacatgattccctcagACATGTACCTTTCAGGGGCATCACTCGAGGATATTCACAAAGCACTCGAACCCAAGACTTTCATCAACCCCGCAACAAAAGTACCTGAACACTACCATGAATTCCTCAAAGTattcgaccagacagagGCAGATAAACTTCCCCCGCAGCCGGACAAGCCGTTCACTGCGATCGGGCGAGGCGGGACGATGAATTCCGTGAGAACTACCTTCAATGGGGTGGTTCGTCGGATTGTAGGGCGTCATTGGACCTCTAAGCTCAGGCCGGATAcgtttgctgttggtgggTCCGGGGTTGGTTGTGTGTTGGTTGTCGTTGGTTGTTGGGGTGGTGCGGTCTGATTTGTGATACGTGTGGTACGGCTGGTGTCTCGTTGAGTGGATGTGAGGGGGGTTTTGTGGTGTTTCTGTGTAACTCGTCCGTCGTCCTCCGGAAATTCCTTCAAGAAAACCTCGACAAGGGCTTTATACGTGCCAGTACGTCACCAGCCGCCTCGCCAGTGCTATTTGCGAAGAAACCCGGAGGCGGCCTCCGTTTTTGCGTCGACTACCGGGCACTTAATGCCATAACCATCAAGAACCGATATCCACTGCCATTAATTCAGGAGACTCTTTCGCAACTaagccaagccaaatatTTCACCAAACTTGATGTCGTCGCAGCATTTAACCGAATACGCATCAAGGAGGGCCAAGAGTGGATGACAGCGTTCAACACAAGATATGGACTCTTcgagagtctggtgatgccgttcGGACTATCAAACGCCCCAGCTACCTTCCAAGCCAGGATCAACGAAGTATTACGCCCATTCCTGGACAGATATTGCACAGCCTATATCGACGACATTCTCATCTACTCAAACGACCTCGCCTCTCACAGACTCCACGTCAAATCAGTGCTCCAGGCGCTTGAAGCCGCGGGCTTGCAACTCGACGTCAAGAAGTGTGAATTCGAGACTACCGAAGTGAAATATCTGGGCAtgatcatctcaaccacgGGAGTACGAATGGACCCAGCGAAAGTCGACTGTCTCGTCAACTGGGAAGCGCCCATCAATGTAAAAGACGTCCAAGCCTTCTTAGGATTCTCGAATTTCTACAGACGATTCATCAAAGGATTCTCACGCATCGTACGACCACTGGTTGCCCTGACACGGAAGTTAGTCAAATGGAATTGGACCTCATCTTGCCAAGAGGCGTTCGACACGCTCAAAGAAAGCTTCACCTCGGCCCCGATCCTCAAACACTTCGACCCCACAAAAGAAGTCATTGTCGAATGCGATGCATCCGATTTC
Protein-coding regions in this window:
- a CDS encoding multicopper oxidase (similar to Trichoderma reesei QM6a XP_006962053.1) — encoded protein: MHWHGLTQGAYPFSDGTPQASQWPIPPNHFFDYELKSPNGTAGTYMYHSHVGFQASTAAGPLIIIDPITAPYKVDGERVILLQELFNKTDQEILTGLESTPVKSAGNPNTWLVNGKGISDYGITNSSSASLDVIEVEPGMTYRFRCVAATSTSLAMFGFENHTELDIIAADGDYTKPSRVHVVQIGSGQRYDVLFKSKTCDELRQLRKLDYYMQVERREDTNITSYAVLRYKNSCGPDAMFEDRLSLARNPTTSPVNLPPTINGYLDYALTPLRDDGNFPQANEVTRRVIINVQQVKRGYQLWTLNNNTWTEDAADPLPHTTPFEPYLVALYRNQTQYLPNYNASLLNGGLDPSTRTYPAKIGEVIEIVFQNLGSVDYNGTSNGSLDIHPWHAHGSHYWDIGGGDGAWSPATAEKQLAGTVPVRRDTTMLYRYNETTDPGAKSGWRAWRLRIDQPGVWMVHCHFLQHMIGGMQTVWVHGNASDILRVGQPDVQGYLTYGGDVYGNSSHAPRVLHFHELQ
- a CDS encoding RTA1 like protein (similar to Metarhizium robertsii ARSEF 23 XP_007823960.1); this encodes MTSQLPPGVIVFGADENCTLDTCPVTWSIYGYQPSRAANATFLVLYVVAGIVHGYLGIRWRSWGFMTGMLLGCLCEIIGYAGRLMLWKNPFSYPGFMIQIICLTIAPVFFTASIYVTLSKTIVHLAPELSRFKPKLYYWIFIPFDVTCLLLQAAGGAMSTDSNGSNQVGVNISLAGLILQVIVLTIFVGFFADFMIRYFRSSHTKKFGWRLKAFFSGLSTAIILILSRCAYRVAELQDGYSGSLIKEQIPFIILEGVFVFLATISLCFGHPGLVFKKRATDASPDCSLEGGNSTYQQK
- a CDS encoding acyl-protein thioesterase (similar to Metarhizium acridum CQMa 102 XP_007815021.1) codes for the protein MSQPQQSSCLPGPGEPIFIVNPTAPHTYTLILLHGLGSNGEKFGAELLQTGVSSSGHKLTALFPGARFVFPTSKRRRSSAFGRSVLTQWFDIARLEDPSYRQERQLQGLAESAQEIMDILANELKKVPPQNLIIGGLSQGCAMSLAILLSLKQSIGGYIGMCGYLTYQSALEIAISDEDIDEDNPFYDPEETEMQDKSVKAQTFQRDLLSLQPLDNPMQSLTASRTPVFLGHGSNDNKVPIKLGLAAANAVQNAGYTVMWKRYEGEGHWYKIPDEIDDIIEFIVSKVGWQAAATSSNTTPSIY
- a CDS encoding general amino-acid permease GAP1 (similar to Aspergillus terreus NIH2624 XP_001213488.1), whose product is MYLIFVSSRGHIHSVLLAGFRPYLVLKTGSYPRQLFRRDWVVEPSWKTRRIPQKPQNASGPCATSITCYKGLATVSCECGPKALPEKYADVPHLSKFGSGNAALMIKPPIELRLAPLLVHNGLFECSFLLWTSRRPGWKTKRALRSKFNRLDWVAKPAYSLRKSSFLASSRTNSGCPCTVIRWKKKKTHHRGTEQATAACRTNMPQLLSGLHKSPSPPLSMNQGSSMEVVEMGDYPILGDHRTYSNKPRRLLRFLDDFKRNDGDRFFPEHHLSPANSRTHSHHDYGGHFAELEIAQSGLARRLKGRHLQMIAIRTGLFVMSGASLATSGPASLFLAFLVAGVTMYCTCQALGELAVVFPIAGSFSSWATRFLDPSWEVGFSYALQWLISFPVEVVAASEVIAYWNTSLPRAIFVTVFVAFIISINMLGVKGYGEAEFIFAVVKITQGYIGFEYWRNPGAFNNGFKGFCSVLLSAMFAFSGTELIGLAAAETANPRKSLPMAIKQVFWRICLFYLSIVLLIGLVVRYNDPRLSTGTNNADANSSPLVIAFQEAGLQVFPSIINAVILISVLSVGNSAVFGSSRTLAALGALKQGPRILAYIDRRGRPLVAIFVAAVFGLLAYLSDLTERDKILEWLVGIGALSSVFTWGTICLCHIRFRRAWLSQQRGLNELPYRSHLGVAGSYLGLGLNATTVVIQIWVATVPIGHTTMSSSELARNAILKLFGGVLILVFYVVHKTVHRTRYVRSGRVDLDTGRQNYNVLLLEAQEKQHRARWPRWKRIYKILC